The proteins below come from a single Nitrospinota bacterium genomic window:
- a CDS encoding adenosylcobinamide-GDP ribazoletransferase, whose protein sequence is MFLNDLKVSLQFLTILPSGKKEIREEELERSIQYFPLAGLILGLLSYIVYMILSLLLPRDLCDILVLLFLVLLTGGLHMDGLSDTLDGMGFGKDRESSLKIMRDSRIGTFGAI, encoded by the coding sequence ATGTTTTTGAATGATTTAAAAGTTTCCCTTCAATTTTTGACAATCTTACCTTCAGGGAAAAAAGAGATCAGAGAAGAAGAACTCGAAAGATCGATTCAATATTTTCCTCTAGCAGGCCTTATCTTAGGCCTCTTGTCTTATATTGTTTATATGATTCTTTCTTTATTACTGCCACGAGATCTCTGTGACATATTGGTTTTATTATTCTTGGTTTTGTTAACAGGAGGTCTCCATATGGATGGTCTTTCTGATACTCTTGATGGGATGGGTTTTGGAAAGGACAGAGAATCTTCTTTGAAGATTATGAGGGATAGTAGGATAGGTACTTTTGGTGCTATAG
- the cobT gene encoding nicotinate-nucleotide--dimethylbenzimidazole phosphoribosyltransferase: protein MKNIINKKIKKIKGIDKKIYHKTELLLDRLTKPKDSLGRLEEFAKRYCAIRGEEYPKIDKKVIVAFAADHGITEEGVSAFPKEVTVQMVLNFLKGGAGINVLARHVGAEVLVVDIGVEHDFKKRKNLILNKINYGTKNFSKGPAMSRKEAEASIERGIIIADKLKSHGYQIIGTGDMGIGNTTPSSAVISVMTSSHPKDVTGRGTGIGDRAYLRKIKLIEKGIKINRPDPTDPIDVLTKVGGFEIGGIAGLIIGSSANRIPVVVDGFISGAGALIALKLAPNVKEYIFFSHISEEKGHKVLFDYLGEKPILDLSLRLGEGTGAALSISLIEAGVKILTEMATFEEAHVSQSNK from the coding sequence ATGAAAAATATTATTAATAAAAAGATTAAAAAAATAAAGGGAATTGATAAGAAAATCTATCATAAAACAGAGCTTTTATTGGATCGTTTGACAAAACCTAAAGATAGTTTGGGAAGATTGGAAGAATTTGCTAAGAGATATTGTGCCATACGAGGGGAAGAATATCCAAAGATTGATAAAAAGGTTATTGTTGCCTTTGCTGCAGATCATGGAATAACAGAAGAAGGGGTGAGTGCATTTCCTAAAGAAGTGACTGTTCAGATGGTACTCAATTTTCTAAAAGGAGGAGCAGGAATTAATGTTTTAGCAAGGCATGTTGGGGCTGAGGTTCTTGTTGTGGATATTGGGGTTGAGCATGACTTTAAAAAAAGGAAGAATTTAATTTTAAACAAGATAAATTATGGAACAAAGAATTTTTCAAAGGGTCCTGCTATGAGTAGAAAAGAGGCTGAGGCTTCTATTGAACGTGGAATAATCATTGCCGATAAACTCAAATCTCATGGTTATCAGATTATTGGAACAGGAGATATGGGGATTGGAAACACAACACCTAGCAGCGCTGTTATTTCAGTAATGACTTCAAGTCATCCAAAAGATGTAACTGGCAGAGGCACAGGTATAGGGGATAGGGCTTATTTGAGGAAGATAAAGTTGATAGAAAAAGGTATCAAAATCAATAGACCTGACCCTACTGACCCCATTGATGTTCTTACTAAGGTGGGAGGTTTTGAGATAGGTGGAATAGCGGGATTAATCATCGGTTCTTCCGCGAATAGAATTCCTGTGGTTGTAGATGGTTTTATTTCTGGAGCAGGTGCTCTGATTGCCTTGAAATTAGCACCCAATGTTAAAGAATATATTTTCTTTTCCCATATATCTGAGGAAAAGGGGCACAAGGTTTTATTTGATTATCTTGGAGAAAAACCAATTTTGGATCTCTCATTACGTTTAGGAGAAGGAACAGGAGCAGCTCTTAGTATTTCTCTTATTGAGGCAGGTGTAAAAATATTAACAGAGATGGCGACGTTTGAAGAGGCTCATGTTTCTCAATCTAATAAATAA
- the cobU gene encoding bifunctional adenosylcobinamide kinase/adenosylcobinamide-phosphate guanylyltransferase, whose protein sequence is MSGKLKLILGGAKSGKSSFAMELAEKIPGEKIYLATAQALDDEMKEKIKRHKKDRSSSWETIEETEEISKILKGLRSKCSVVVLDCITLWLSNLLHKGYDEGEVFEIIKKFLDTAKKNDYSLLAVSNEVGMGIVPKNKLARQFRDIAGKINQEIAKAADEVYFVFSGIPKKIKP, encoded by the coding sequence GTGTCAGGTAAACTTAAATTGATTTTAGGAGGAGCTAAGAGCGGGAAAAGTTCCTTTGCAATGGAACTTGCTGAAAAAATTCCTGGGGAAAAGATTTATCTGGCAACAGCCCAGGCTCTTGATGATGAGATGAAAGAGAAGATTAAAAGACACAAAAAGGATAGGTCATCTTCATGGGAGACGATTGAAGAGACAGAAGAGATTTCTAAAATATTAAAAGGCTTAAGATCTAAATGTAGTGTCGTTGTTCTTGATTGTATAACGCTTTGGTTATCAAATCTTTTACACAAGGGTTATGATGAAGGAGAAGTATTTGAGATAATAAAGAAATTTTTAGATACAGCTAAGAAGAATGATTACTCTCTTTTAGCAGTATCGAATGAGGTGGGCATGGGGATTGTTCCTAAAAATAAATTAGCCCGCCAGTTTAGGGATATTGCTGGAAAGATAAACCAAGAGATTGCCAAAGCAGCAGATGAGGTATATTTTGTATTCAGCGGAATTCCTAAAAAGATAAAACCATAA
- a CDS encoding response regulator: MKDTSILIVEDDPLVLKGFEIALKEEGYHVTSIRDGKDALEAIEKDKFQLILTDLMLGETDGIKVLRKTKKISPKTLVVIITGYESMNSAIKALREGAYDYLIKPCRDVDLKMTVKRGLERWRLEEELMKAEKLIAVTQTAVTANHEINSPLQTILMSAELLLFESENLNKTSRDRLEVILSETLKIRDVVKRLTKMSESLTN; encoded by the coding sequence ATGAAAGATACAAGTATATTAATTGTAGAAGATGATCCTTTGGTACTAAAGGGTTTTGAGATAGCTTTAAAAGAAGAGGGTTACCATGTAACCAGTATTAGAGATGGAAAAGATGCCCTCGAAGCAATTGAAAAGGATAAATTCCAGCTGATCTTAACAGACCTGATGCTTGGCGAAACAGATGGTATCAAAGTTTTAAGGAAGACGAAAAAGATATCTCCCAAAACACTCGTTGTGATTATCACAGGTTATGAATCAATGAATTCAGCCATTAAAGCCCTTAGAGAAGGGGCTTATGATTATTTAATAAAGCCGTGCAGAGACGTGGACCTAAAGATGACTGTAAAAAGAGGTCTAGAAAGATGGAGACTTGAAGAAGAACTTATGAAAGCAGAGAAATTAATAGCAGTCACCCAAACCGCTGTTACTGCTAATCACGAGATCAATAGTCCTCTTCAGACTATATTAATGAGTGCTGAGTTACTCCTGTTCGAGAGTGAAAATCTCAATAAAACAAGCAGAGATCGACTAGAGGTAATACTTAGCGAAACATTAAAGATTCGAGACGTGGTTAAAAGACTGACAAAGATGAGTGAATCTCTAACCAACTGA
- the fbp gene encoding fructose-1,6-bisphosphate aldolase/phosphatase yields the protein MADNKTTISIIKADIGSIGGHIKPSKRLLDRVREYIENEGGGIFVDSYVSSTGDDIAIIFSHDLGTGNEKIHKLAWDAFKEGTAVAKEQGLYGAGQDLLKDSFSGNVKGMGPAVAEIEFEERPNEPFLIFAADKTDPGAYNLPLYLGFADPMHNSGLMLSPSMSKGFKFTIMDVSYTEGDRIIELNAPEDIYDIATLLRDNQRFVVESIHSRNNLDQAVSVSTTRLHNIAGKYTGKDDPVMVVRVQGAFPATGEVLSPFSIGHFVAGFMRGSHSGPMMPVKKSSPVSFFDGPPIVSCLAFCVHKGKLTEPADAFDHPYWDFVRGKVSQKATDIRQQGFSGCAMLGYDELEYGGIVENLNKLEKKFEVRD from the coding sequence TTGGCAGATAATAAAACAACAATTTCTATCATTAAGGCAGATATCGGAAGCATAGGAGGACACATTAAACCGAGTAAAAGGTTATTAGATAGGGTTAGAGAGTACATAGAAAATGAAGGTGGTGGAATATTCGTAGACTCTTATGTAAGTTCAACAGGAGATGACATCGCAATCATATTCTCCCATGATCTAGGGACGGGAAACGAAAAAATTCATAAATTGGCATGGGATGCCTTTAAAGAAGGAACCGCTGTAGCAAAAGAGCAAGGTTTATATGGTGCAGGTCAAGATCTCCTAAAAGATTCATTTTCAGGTAATGTCAAAGGTATGGGCCCTGCTGTTGCTGAGATAGAATTTGAAGAAAGGCCAAATGAGCCTTTTTTGATCTTTGCTGCTGACAAGACAGATCCCGGAGCATATAACTTACCTTTATATTTAGGCTTTGCTGACCCAATGCATAACTCAGGTCTCATGCTATCCCCATCAATGAGTAAAGGATTCAAGTTTACAATTATGGATGTCTCTTATACTGAAGGGGATAGGATCATTGAGCTTAATGCCCCTGAAGACATCTATGATATTGCTACTCTTCTTAGAGACAACCAGAGGTTTGTTGTTGAATCTATTCATTCAAGAAATAATCTTGACCAGGCAGTTTCCGTAAGTACCACGAGGCTTCATAATATTGCAGGCAAATATACGGGAAAAGATGACCCCGTTATGGTCGTAAGGGTACAGGGTGCATTCCCTGCCACGGGTGAGGTCCTTTCTCCTTTCAGTATAGGACACTTTGTTGCTGGTTTCATGAGAGGAAGCCATAGCGGACCAATGATGCCTGTTAAAAAGAGTTCCCCCGTATCATTCTTTGATGGACCCCCTATAGTCAGCTGTCTTGCTTTTTGTGTCCATAAAGGTAAACTCACCGAACCAGCGGACGCCTTTGATCATCCTTACTGGGATTTCGTCAGAGGAAAGGTCTCTCAAAAGGCTACAGACATCAGGCAACAAGGTTTCTCAGGTTGCGCAATGCTTGGATATGATGAGTTAGAATACGGTGGTATAGTAGAAAACCTAAACAAACTAGAGAAAAAATTTGAAGTAAGAGATTAA